A genomic window from Yarrowia lipolytica chromosome 1D, complete sequence includes:
- a CDS encoding uncharacterized protein (Compare to YALI0D18040g, no similarity) gives MLPPELLHIIIQHLDLASLVSLSQVSRKWRDALCDDFFYRVAARDFNLEHRRFPLRQTWTSSAHIIYTRCVQLISHMTNSSNSCDLVLVPRLIDTLNDRDTTNNEVEELSEKMAQLSITKSSQLKTRLHTSHTTSNITFNCPLPSDFSVLFPTYSLQHLNNGFQQFDDGYCDKYGYIRLTDDPKHYQCYDKPTRDLYTCSNGLVIDLPQNYRVVPSTPTVKSRDAEGIWTERVDFERISRDVASDVVVATSSSTTAVWVCVTGELRVFWWVPRESRGQGTVHSCKISRDWTRNKVQLFVYKSIVLVAVTQIHYIDWSIHSKQVWDVYQVTCDHLKGGDVQVTKIQSHDSSWGNILWYDGLRLCNTPQYACDRTHVIGDTIEPSQWGYGNCIRFNFDSDWIVGYDCDHKLRWIRNSVTGAVERVPEHCMSFVGVSRGRLKVCVFDKGYLQERERIRSTVDV, from the coding sequence ATGCTACCGCCTGAACTTCTACACATCATAATCCAACACCTAGACTTGGCCAGTCTGGTCTCTCTCAGTCAAGTGTCTCGAAAATGGAGAGACGCATTGTGCGACGACTTCTTCTACAGAGTTGCTGCTCGCGACTTCAACCTCGAACATCGACGGTTTCCACTGAGACAGACTTGGACATCATCTGCCCATATCATTTACACAAGGTGTGTTCAGCTCATCAGCCATATGACAAACTCATCAAATAGCTGTgatcttgtacttgtaccccgTCTAATAGATACCCTCAACGACCGGGACACTACAAACAATGAAGTCGAGGAACTATCGGAGAAAATGGCACAGTTGTCTATTACCAAGTCCAGCCAGTTGAAAACAAGACTCCATACTTCCCACACGACAAGCAACATCACTTTCAACTGTCCGTTGCCAAGCGACTTTTCTGTATTGTTCCCTACTTACTCTCTGCAACATCTGAACAACGGATTCCAACAATTTGATGATGGCTATTGTGATAAATACGGCTATATAAGACTGACAGATGACCCTAAGCACTACCAATGCTATGACAAACCCACACGTGACTTATACACGTGCTCAAATGGCTTAGTCATCGATCTACCCCAAAACTACAGAGTGGTTCCATCCACGCCAACAGTCAAGTCGCGAGACGCCGAAGGGATTTGGACCGAGAGAGTAGACTTTGAAAGAatctcacgtgatgtggCCAGTGACGTGGTTGTTGCTACGAGTAGCTCGACAACCGCggtgtgggtgtgtgtTACGGGCGAACTACGGGTCTTCTGGTGGGTTCCTagggagtcacgtggtcaagGGACAGTTCACAGTTGTAagatatcacgtgactggacTCGAAACAAGGTGCAGCTTTTTGTCTACAAGAGTattgttcttgttgctgTCACTCAGATTCATTATATTGATTGGAGTATCCACAGCAAGCAGGTTTGGGACGTTTATCAGGTTACTTGTGATCATCTGAAGGGCGGAGACGTACAGGTGACTAAAATccagtcacatgactctTCCTGGGGCAATATTCTCTGGTATGACGGGTTGCGGTTGTGCAACACTCCTCAGTATGCTTGTGATCGCACCCATGTGATTGGAGATACCATCGAGCCGTCTCAATGGGGTTATGGCAATTGTATTCGGTTCAATTTTGATAGTGATTGGATCGTGGGATATGATTGTGATCACAAGTTGCGGTGGATCCGAAATTCGGTCACTGGAGCAGTAGAGCGTGTTCCCGAACATTGTATGAGTTTTGTTGGGGTGTCCAGGGGTAGGTTGAAGGTGTGTGTTTTCGATAAGGGGTATTTgcaagagagagagaggatCAGATCCACCGTAGATGTGTAA